The Brassica rapa cultivar Chiifu-401-42 chromosome A10, CAAS_Brap_v3.01, whole genome shotgun sequence genome segment aatggagTCGAAGGCCACTGTTGCATTGGATCGTTCAGTTCAGCTGAAAGCATTCGACGAGACAAAGACCGGCGTGAAAGGCCTCGTCGAGGCCGGTATCTCGGAGATTCCCGCCATCTTCCGTGCACCTCCGGCTACTATAAAAACCCCAACACCACCTTCCTCGTCGCAGTTCACTATCCCAACGATCGATCTCCAAGGAGGCAGCACCGACTCTACCTCGCGCCGGAGCTTGGTGGAGAAGATCGGAGACGCGGCTGAGAGATGGGGCTTCTTCCAGGTGATCAATCACGGTATCCCGCTAGATGTGTTGGAGAGGATGAAAGAGGGGGTTCGTGAGTTTCACGAGCTAGACCCGGAGGTGAGGAAAGGGTTCTACTCTCGAGATCCAAGTAATAAGTTGGTTTACAGTAGCAACTTCGATCTGTATAGCTCACCGGCTGCTAACTGGAGAGATACACTCGGTTGCTATACGGCTCCAGATCCTCCTAGACCGGAGGACTTGCCAGCCGCTTGTGGGTATGATTCGAAACTTGTTTTAATcagatataaaataaaacgGTAACAATCAAATAGTAGACGATCATAGATAGATTCATTTTTAGacttctgaaaaaaaaattgaattaagCGCTATGGTTTTCATAAAGGAAGGAGATTAAGACCATACTAAGCATATATATGTCGGAATCTCTGTCTCCATTACAAGAACTCAACAAATGAATAAGACGtatctttaatgtttttgtgtttttttggtgGGAGAATTTGTTAGGGAGGTGATGATTGAATACTCAAAGGAAGTGATGAAAGTAGGTAAAATGCTTTTTGAGCTTCTCTCAGAAGCTCTAGGATTAAACACTAATCACCTCAAGGACATGGATTGCACCAACTCATTGCTGCTACTAGGCCATTATTACCCACCGTGTCCTCAACCAGACCTTACTTTAGGCTTAACCAAACACTCGGACAACTCTTTTCTCACGGTGCTTCTTCAAGACAATGTAGGAGGGCTACAAGTTCTCCATGACCAATACTGGGTTGATGTTCCTCCTGTCCCTGGAGCTCTTGTCATCAACGTTGGAGACCTTCTCCAGGTTAAATAACTAAACTACCTTTTTTTAGTTTGATCAATTGTTTTAATCTTATTAGGGGCATATGTGCAGCTTATTACAAACGGAAAGTTCATAAGCGTGGAGCATCGTGTTTTGGCGAATGGAGCTGGACCTCGTATCTCAGTGGCGTGCTTCTTCAGTTCGTATTTGATGGCTAATCCTAGAGTTTATGGACCTATCAAAGAGCTTTTGTCGGAAGAAAACCCACCCATATATAGAGACACCACCATTACAGAGTATTCAAAGTTCTACAGATCCAAAGGTTTCGATGGTACCTCTGGACTACTATACCTCAAGATCTAAAGAATGCACGTTGGAATTTAATAATGATGCGTACCCTGTAATAgctttttgtttaataaaactGTGAGAGAGTGGGCCAGAAACTGTCACAAACCGTTCATTTTCTATCAAACTTATTACAATATTATCTATGGTCAGTGACTTTTATGTAGCAAGTGGTCACATGTCTATCAATGATATCTATAACCAGTGGTTTTGCTGTAAattcaaggaaaaaaaaaacaataagtttttcttttgtatcagattgttctattatttttttaaacacaaagaACTCTATGGAGACGACCAAGATTGGTTCATTCGATCGTATCAGTGAGCTTAAAGCTTTCGACGAGACGAAGACAGGTGTGAAAGGACTCGTCGACGccggaataacacagcttccaCGCATTTTCCACGACTCACCTTCCAACTTAGCAAACCCCAAGCCGCCTTCCTCTGACTTGCTACATCTCACGACCATCCCAACGATAGATCTCGAAGGACGAGTCTTCGAGGACGAGACTAAGCGCAAGAATACGGTTGATGGGATTAGAGACGCAGCAGAGAAGTGGGGTTTCTTCCAGGTGGTCAACCATGGTGTTCCCCTCGATCTTTTGGAGAGGATGAAAGATGGAGTTCGAAGGTTTAACGAGCAAGCCCCTGAAGTGAAGAAACAATACTACAGCCGAGATTTTAGGAGAGAGTTTGTGTATACAAGTAACTTCGATCTCTACACTTCATCAGCTGCATGTTGGAGAGACACTTTCTCTTGTTACATGGCTCCAAATCCTCCCAAACCACAAGATCTGCCAGCGATCTGTAGGTACAACATGACTTCATTTACTTTTAACCTGATGGCATATAATCTCTCTTGTGTTCGTTCATATGGTGAAAAGTGTTTTCAGGGATGTAATGTTGGAATACTCAAAGCAAGCGATGAGTTTGGGAGAGTTTCTGTTTGAGCTTATATCAGAAGCTCTAGGCTTGAACCCTAATCACCTCAAGGACATTGATTGCTCCAAGGGCTTGCGCATGCTCTGCCATTACTACCCACCCTGTCCAGAGCCTGACCTAACTTTAGGCACCACTAAACACAGCGACATCGCTTTTCTTACTGTCCTCCTTCCAGATCAGATCGAAGGGCTTCAAGTTCTCCGTGAAGGGTACTGGTTCGATGTTCCTCCTGTTCCTGGTGCACTCATCATCAACGTTGGAGACCTTCTGCAGGCAAGTTCTTGTTCACAATCAATCAATGCCTTCTGCTCAGATTTGTCTCAGCTCGTAACAAAGTTGTTTTGGTTGGTCTGATGCAGCTTGTAACAAACGACAAATTCATCAGTTCAGAACACAGAGTGTTGGCAAACAGAGCTACAAAAGCTAGAGTCTCGGTCGGCTGTTTCTTCACAACCGGCATTAGACCGAATCCTAGAATATACGGACCAATTAGAGAGCTTGTGTCTGAAAATAACCCTCCAAAGTACAGAGAGATCACCGTTAAGGAGTTGGCTGCTCACCGCGATGCCAAAGGACTTGACGGATCTAATTTGctccattttaaaatatgagGAGAACATGGTGAGCTTACTATTTTTTTCTCACATATATTCAACATGGATATGTAAATCATGTCTACGTTTGTAGATTATAATTACTTTTGAGAAAATTATCAAAAGAGTGCTGAGGAAGGTTTATAAACATCACTGTTTATACTTTTtactcttaaaaaaaaaatcttatgaaGTTCAATAAAAGCCGGAATCATGATATCCGTACGTAAGTATCACTGTTCTGTACGAGGGCCAAGTTTCATGAAGGAAACTACCGAGCTTGGTTTTCACTCAATGCTGAATCTTCGATATGTCCGAGTCTTCTTCATTCTCCATCACTTCAAGTTTATGTAACATCCCGAATGGTGATATATGAAAAaacttaagagaattgatttgactacctatattattaaagttgactTACATTTTCCCGTCAAACATCCGTTTAGAGCTCTAGAGTTAAAAGCGTGCTTGGGCGTAATAGTGAAAGGAtaggtgacctatcgggaagtgattcgcgatcgAACCTTCagaaaaattaacggaccgaccgttGGAACAGGATGGGGCCCACAGATCGAGTGAACGAGCATGgatggcccattagccgtgaaCGGTCGGGGCATTATAGTTTACTGCATCACACACATTTTATAAGTCGCGTGTTTCTTCTCCGGCTAGTTGAGATTTAAGGTTAGTACCTTCGAGGGAATAAACTAAGCATATGTCGGAATCTCTGTCTCTATTGTAAGAATTCAACAAATGAATAAAACGTGTCTTTgatgtttttgtgtttttggtGGGAGATTTTGTTAGGGAGGTGATGATTGAATATTCAAAGGAAGTGATGAAAGTGGGTAAAATGCTATTCGAGCTTCTCTCAGAAGCTCTAGGGTTAAACACTAATTACCTCAAGGACATGGACTGCACCAATTCATTGCTGCTGCTAGGCCATTATTACCCTCCGTGTCCTACCAGACCTGACTCTAGGCTTAAATTCAGATTTTatggtttataaaaaaaaattatgattaaaaGTAAAGTTTAGTTTTGTAATTTAAGGTTTGGAGATGTTGGAACAAGAGGTTTAGGGTTAACGTTTAGTATTTTGGATTAAagttgaaaaataataaatttgaagactagatataaaatttgtagttaattttttaataatttagatttGAAGTTTTATTTAAAGTATTGAATGCATTGTTTGTGTTTGAAGTTAGGATTTAGGATAgagtttgattaaaaattaaagatttGTGCTTAGAAAATTATAGTCtaagattaagaaaattatattttgagttCAATTTTAAGATTTGAAGTTATAATATGaaaaaattagaattttaaGGGTTGactttagagtttagggtttaagagtTCAAATTGATTTTCTTAGCATtagaaaaatgttattatttgtCTTTGATAGCaataatgaaatcgtttaaaaAATGTCTTTGGTGCTTAAGTCTAATTTTTCGCTAAGTATTAGCGGAATCAGTGATTTTATCTTTCTTCTCACTTAGTTTTCAGAATaaca includes the following:
- the LOC103844025 gene encoding 1-aminocyclopropane-1-carboxylate oxidase homolog 2 → MISITSGFAVNSRKKKTISFSFVSDCSIIFLNTKNSMETTKIGSFDRISELKAFDETKTGVKGLVDAGITQLPRIFHDSPSNLANPKPPSSDLLHLTTIPTIDLEGRVFEDETKRKNTVDGIRDAAEKWGFFQVVNHGVPLDLLERMKDGVRRFNEQAPEVKKQYYSRDFRREFVYTSNFDLYTSSAACWRDTFSCYMAPNPPKPQDLPAICRDVMLEYSKQAMSLGEFLFELISEALGLNPNHLKDIDCSKGLRMLCHYYPPCPEPDLTLGTTKHSDIAFLTVLLPDQIEGLQVLREGYWFDVPPVPGALIINVGDLLQLVTNDKFISSEHRVLANRATKARVSVGCFFTTGIRPNPRIYGPIRELVSENNPPKYREITVKELAAHRDAKGLDGSNLLHFKI
- the LOC103844024 gene encoding 1-aminocyclopropane-1-carboxylate oxidase homolog 1; translation: MESKATVALDRSVQLKAFDETKTGVKGLVEAGISEIPAIFRAPPATIKTPTPPSSSQFTIPTIDLQGGSTDSTSRRSLVEKIGDAAERWGFFQVINHGIPLDVLERMKEGVREFHELDPEVRKGFYSRDPSNKLVYSSNFDLYSSPAANWRDTLGCYTAPDPPRPEDLPAACGEVMIEYSKEVMKVGKMLFELLSEALGLNTNHLKDMDCTNSLLLLGHYYPPCPQPDLTLGLTKHSDNSFLTVLLQDNVGGLQVLHDQYWVDVPPVPGALVINVGDLLQLITNGKFISVEHRVLANGAGPRISVACFFSSYLMANPRVYGPIKELLSEENPPIYRDTTITEYSKFYRSKGFDGTSGLLYLKI